One genomic segment of Microbacterium sp. ProA8 includes these proteins:
- a CDS encoding ParA family protein: MHVLSVSSLKGGVGKTTVTLGLASAAFARGVRTLVVDLDPQSDVSTGMDIQVAGRLNVADVLANPKEKTVRQAITSSGWAKVHPGTIDVMIGSPSAINFDGPHPSVRDVWKMEEALATIEADYDLVLIDCAPSLNALTRTAWAASDRVIVVTEPGLFSVAAADRALRAIEEIRRGLSPRLQPLGIVVNRVRPQSIEHQFRIKELRDMFGPLVLSPQLPERTSLQQAQGAAKPLHIWPGDSAQELAADFDSLLDRVMRTGRIPVAEDTRS; the protein is encoded by the coding sequence GTGCACGTCCTATCCGTCAGCTCGCTCAAGGGTGGGGTCGGCAAGACAACCGTGACTCTCGGACTCGCGTCGGCGGCATTCGCCCGCGGTGTCCGCACGCTCGTCGTCGACCTCGACCCGCAGTCCGACGTATCGACGGGCATGGACATCCAAGTCGCCGGTCGACTGAATGTCGCAGATGTCCTCGCCAACCCGAAGGAGAAGACGGTCCGTCAGGCCATCACCTCCAGCGGATGGGCGAAGGTGCATCCGGGCACCATCGACGTGATGATCGGCAGCCCGTCTGCGATCAACTTCGACGGTCCGCACCCGAGCGTCCGCGACGTGTGGAAGATGGAGGAGGCGCTGGCGACCATCGAGGCCGACTACGACCTCGTGCTCATCGACTGCGCACCCTCGCTCAACGCCCTTACGCGCACCGCGTGGGCGGCGTCCGACCGCGTGATCGTCGTGACCGAGCCCGGCCTCTTCTCGGTGGCCGCCGCCGACCGTGCGCTCCGCGCGATCGAGGAGATCCGCCGCGGCCTCTCCCCTCGCCTGCAGCCGCTGGGCATCGTGGTCAACCGCGTGCGCCCGCAGTCGATCGAGCACCAGTTCCGCATCAAGGAGCTGCGCGACATGTTCGGCCCCCTCGTGCTGAGCCCGCAGCTGCCGGAGCGCACCTCACTGCAGCAGGCGCAGGGCGCCGCGAAGCCGCTCCACATCTGGCCCGGCGACTCCGCGCAGGAGCTCGCCGCCGACT
- a CDS encoding pyruvate carboxylase encodes MFRKILVANRGEIAIRAFRAAYELGARTVAVFPYEDRGSLHRQKADESYEIGEKGHPVRAYLDVDEIIRVAKDAGADAIYPGYGFLSENPELAEKAAANGIAFIGPPAKVLEMAGNKVTAKHHAVAAGVPVLRSTEASDDVDALLGQADDIGFPIFVKAVAGGGGRGMRRVERREELAPALAEAMREAGSAFGDARVFLEQAVQRPRHVEVQILADATGETVHLFERDCSVQRRHQKVIEIAPAPNLDPAVRDALHGYAVAFARSIGYENAGTVEFLLETAGPRTGEVVFIEMNPRIQVEHTVTEEVTDVDLVQSQMRIAAGQTIAELGLTQDRIQLRGAALQCRITTEDPSQGFRPDTGRITTYRSPGGAGIRLDGGTTAAGSQISPHFDSMLAKLTCRGRDFPAAVARARRALAEFRIRGVSTNIPFLRAVLDDPAFVAGDVSTSFIDERPQLLTSNPSRDRATKLLNWLGDVTVNRPYGDKPLSVSPGSKLPGIDLTAAPPAGTLAKLRALGPEGFARALRAQSALAVTETTFRDAHQSLLATRVRTRDLVRVGPHVSRMTPELLSVEAWGGATYDVALRFLAEDPWERLEALREAMPNIPIQMLLRGRNTVGYTPRPVEVTDAFVREAAATGVDIFRIFDALNDVSQMRPAIDAVRSTGTAIAEVALCYTSDLLDPAEQLYTLDYYLRLAEQIVESGAHILAIKDMAGLVRPAAAAKLVTALRENFDLPVHLHTHDTAGGQLATLLAASAAGVDAVDAAAAPMSGTTSQPSLSALVAALAHTDRDTGLSLQAVSDLEPYWEAVRHLYRPFESGLASPTGRVYHHEIPGGQLSNLRQQAIALGLADDFELIEDMYAAADRILGRIPKVTPSSKVVGDLALALVAVRADPADFEANPQSYDIPDSVVGFMAGELGDLPGGWPEPFRTKVLEGRTVSIEVPPLTEEEHEGLAGDRALRRRTLNRLLFPGPAREFEKNREAYGDLTALGTPDYLYGLKPGEEHIAEIDPGVQLYVGLEAIGEADDKGFRTVMTTLNGQLRPVFVRDRSIKVETRPAERADTSKPGQVAAPFSGVVTLKSAVGDAVAAGQPVASIEAMKMEAAITAPVDGVVERLAIAATAQVDAGDLLVVIRPAQ; translated from the coding sequence ATGTTCCGCAAGATCCTGGTCGCGAACCGAGGCGAGATCGCCATCCGGGCCTTCCGCGCCGCATACGAACTGGGGGCCCGCACGGTTGCGGTGTTCCCGTACGAAGACCGCGGCTCGCTGCATCGGCAGAAGGCCGACGAGTCGTACGAGATCGGCGAGAAGGGGCATCCCGTCCGCGCGTACCTCGACGTCGACGAGATCATCCGCGTGGCGAAGGATGCCGGCGCGGACGCGATCTATCCGGGCTACGGCTTCCTCTCGGAGAACCCCGAGCTGGCGGAGAAGGCGGCGGCCAACGGGATCGCCTTCATCGGTCCGCCCGCGAAGGTGCTCGAGATGGCCGGCAACAAGGTCACCGCGAAGCACCACGCGGTCGCCGCGGGCGTGCCCGTGCTGCGCTCGACCGAGGCGTCCGACGACGTCGACGCCCTGCTCGGCCAGGCCGACGACATCGGCTTCCCGATCTTCGTCAAGGCGGTCGCCGGCGGTGGCGGACGCGGGATGCGGCGCGTCGAGCGCCGTGAAGAGCTCGCCCCCGCGCTGGCCGAGGCGATGCGAGAGGCGGGAAGCGCCTTCGGCGACGCCCGCGTGTTCCTCGAGCAGGCCGTGCAGCGGCCGCGCCACGTCGAGGTGCAGATCCTCGCCGACGCGACGGGCGAGACCGTGCACCTGTTCGAGCGCGACTGCTCGGTGCAGCGCCGTCACCAGAAGGTGATCGAGATCGCACCCGCGCCCAACCTCGACCCCGCCGTCCGCGACGCGCTCCACGGCTACGCCGTCGCCTTCGCACGGTCGATCGGCTACGAGAACGCCGGCACGGTGGAGTTCCTCCTGGAGACGGCGGGCCCCCGCACCGGCGAGGTCGTGTTCATCGAGATGAACCCGCGGATCCAGGTCGAGCACACCGTCACCGAGGAGGTGACGGATGTCGATCTCGTGCAGTCGCAGATGCGCATCGCCGCCGGGCAGACGATCGCCGAGCTCGGTCTGACGCAGGACAGGATCCAGCTGCGTGGCGCCGCCCTCCAGTGCCGCATCACGACCGAGGACCCGTCGCAGGGGTTCCGCCCCGACACCGGCCGCATCACCACGTACCGCTCGCCGGGCGGCGCCGGCATCCGGCTCGACGGCGGCACGACCGCAGCGGGCTCGCAGATCAGCCCGCACTTCGACTCGATGCTCGCGAAGCTCACGTGCCGCGGCCGCGACTTCCCGGCCGCCGTCGCCCGTGCACGCCGGGCGCTCGCGGAGTTCCGCATCCGCGGCGTCTCGACCAACATCCCGTTCCTCCGGGCGGTGCTCGACGACCCGGCATTCGTCGCCGGCGACGTGAGCACCTCCTTCATCGACGAGCGCCCCCAGCTGCTCACCAGCAACCCGTCACGAGACCGGGCGACCAAGCTGCTGAACTGGCTCGGCGACGTGACCGTCAACCGGCCCTACGGCGACAAGCCGCTGTCGGTGTCGCCGGGCAGCAAGCTGCCCGGCATCGACCTCACCGCCGCCCCGCCGGCGGGGACGCTCGCGAAGCTGCGTGCGCTCGGCCCCGAGGGCTTCGCGCGCGCTCTTCGCGCGCAGAGCGCACTCGCCGTCACCGAGACGACGTTCCGCGACGCCCACCAGTCGCTGCTGGCCACCCGCGTCCGCACCCGCGACCTGGTGCGGGTCGGCCCGCACGTGTCGCGCATGACGCCGGAGCTGCTGTCGGTCGAGGCGTGGGGCGGTGCCACCTACGACGTCGCGCTGCGCTTCCTTGCGGAAGACCCGTGGGAGCGCCTCGAGGCGCTCCGCGAGGCCATGCCCAACATCCCGATCCAGATGCTGCTGCGCGGCCGCAACACGGTGGGCTACACCCCTCGCCCCGTCGAGGTCACCGACGCGTTCGTGCGCGAAGCCGCGGCCACCGGCGTCGACATCTTCCGCATCTTCGACGCGCTCAACGACGTGTCGCAGATGCGCCCGGCGATCGACGCCGTGCGCTCCACGGGCACCGCCATCGCCGAAGTGGCGCTCTGCTACACCTCCGATCTGCTCGATCCGGCGGAGCAGCTCTACACGCTCGACTACTACCTCCGCCTCGCCGAGCAGATCGTCGAGTCCGGCGCGCACATCCTGGCGATCAAGGACATGGCCGGTCTCGTGCGACCAGCCGCCGCCGCCAAGCTGGTCACGGCGCTCCGCGAGAACTTCGACCTCCCGGTGCATCTGCACACCCACGACACCGCGGGCGGGCAGCTGGCGACGCTCCTGGCGGCCAGTGCGGCGGGCGTCGACGCGGTGGATGCCGCGGCCGCACCGATGTCGGGCACCACGAGCCAGCCCTCGCTCTCGGCTCTCGTGGCCGCGCTCGCGCACACCGACCGCGACACCGGACTCAGTCTGCAGGCGGTGAGCGACCTCGAACCGTACTGGGAGGCCGTGCGCCACCTCTACCGCCCGTTCGAGTCCGGGCTCGCCTCGCCGACGGGCCGCGTGTATCACCACGAGATCCCGGGCGGACAGCTCTCGAACCTCCGTCAGCAGGCGATCGCACTGGGCCTCGCCGACGACTTCGAGCTCATCGAGGACATGTATGCCGCCGCCGACCGCATCCTCGGCCGCATCCCCAAGGTGACGCCCTCGTCCAAGGTCGTCGGCGACCTGGCGCTCGCGCTCGTCGCGGTGCGCGCCGACCCCGCCGACTTCGAGGCGAACCCGCAGAGCTACGACATCCCGGACTCGGTGGTCGGCTTCATGGCGGGCGAGCTGGGCGATCTGCCGGGCGGCTGGCCCGAGCCCTTCCGCACCAAGGTGCTCGAAGGCCGCACGGTCTCGATCGAGGTGCCTCCGCTCACGGAGGAGGAGCACGAAGGTCTGGCCGGCGACCGGGCGCTCCGCCGCCGCACCCTCAACCGGCTGCTGTTCCCCGGCCCGGCACGCGAGTTCGAGAAGAACCGCGAGGCGTACGGCGACCTCACTGCTCTCGGCACGCCGGACTACCTCTACGGCTTGAAGCCGGGGGAGGAGCACATCGCCGAGATCGACCCGGGCGTGCAGCTGTACGTCGGACTCGAAGCGATCGGCGAAGCCGACGACAAGGGCTTCCGGACCGTGATGACGACCCTCAACGGACAGCTGCGGCCGGTGTTCGTGCGCGACCGCAGCATCAAGGTCGAGACGCGCCCGGCTGAGAGGGCCGACACCTCGAAGCCGGGGCAGGTCGCTGCGCCCTTCTCCGGCGTCGTCACGCTGAAGTCGGCCGTCGGCGACGCCGTCGCGGCCGGGCAGCCGGTGGCTTCGATCGAGGCCATGAAGATGGAGGCCGCCATCACCGCGCCTGTCGACGGCGTCGTCGAACGCCTCGCGATCGCCGCGACCGCACAGGTCGATGCGGGCGACCTTTTGGTCGTGATCCGTCCGGCCCAGTAG
- a CDS encoding AAA family ATPase: MTPDRTEHTPDEPENGVLSETGSIDTTGLGILGGATAQVNVQLPSESEDDLADDGVIDDEVPFVIEIPADADLPVIAPAPADEYPLETAQAEIVETPAELEEWTVEGEGFAPAAPVEDIADADEVFEALPVEEPRDRDGDAEVMVEDAADLHEQPEAEAEVAPEAPAPAAVSPAVQVEMQDEVGTEPPAAADSAEDEFDIVDFDVAEFEDADFDEEFDPAEFDRVLAEGIDDVEGEAALAENAPTGDDVIATDDTAEEPMIAKTPADDGKDAGKDAGKTDAAAAASAPKTSPAPKSPAPPSVSASAAAAKTATGSTPATRRQANHTGAQPVMERSAVERAAFARSDVALASKRLGEFEADRETADLLTADRLLDPHQVVRPEPEGAWQHFVYSISGRRINLGDSKRARARKELDRRIAAPLVGGARFVPVLSRKGGVGKTTVTTLLGMALAGARDDRVIAVDANPDRGTLAERISGDSGKTVRDLVRISPEVVGFNDLSNIVARDETRLDVVASDSDPRVSEAFNDADYRDVAALAAHYYSVVLTDTGTGIVHSVMGATLDLADQLVIVAGLSVDEARLASETLTWLETNGYSDKVRNAVVVLNNARPGHPLVQLDELESHFRTRVRAVVRVPYDAHIAAGSAIVFRELQPATRDAARELAATVVEGLRSLASAA; this comes from the coding sequence GTGACGCCCGATCGCACCGAACACACGCCCGACGAACCCGAGAACGGGGTGCTCTCCGAGACCGGCAGCATCGACACGACCGGTCTCGGCATCCTGGGCGGTGCAACGGCGCAGGTGAACGTCCAGCTGCCGTCCGAATCCGAGGACGACCTCGCCGACGACGGTGTCATCGACGACGAGGTGCCCTTCGTCATCGAGATCCCGGCGGACGCCGACCTTCCCGTCATCGCCCCCGCGCCTGCCGACGAGTATCCCCTCGAGACAGCCCAGGCGGAGATCGTGGAGACGCCCGCGGAGCTCGAGGAGTGGACGGTCGAGGGCGAGGGCTTCGCGCCGGCAGCGCCGGTGGAGGACATCGCCGACGCGGATGAAGTCTTCGAGGCGCTCCCGGTCGAGGAGCCGCGCGACCGCGACGGCGACGCCGAGGTGATGGTCGAGGACGCGGCCGACCTGCACGAGCAACCCGAGGCCGAGGCCGAGGTCGCCCCGGAGGCACCCGCGCCGGCCGCTGTCTCGCCCGCGGTGCAGGTCGAGATGCAGGACGAGGTGGGCACGGAGCCGCCTGCAGCAGCCGATTCCGCCGAAGACGAGTTCGACATCGTGGACTTCGACGTCGCCGAATTCGAGGACGCGGACTTCGACGAAGAGTTCGATCCCGCCGAGTTCGACCGCGTCCTCGCCGAGGGCATCGACGATGTCGAAGGCGAAGCCGCTCTGGCGGAGAACGCCCCGACGGGAGACGATGTCATCGCGACCGACGACACCGCGGAGGAGCCCATGATCGCCAAGACCCCGGCCGACGACGGCAAGGACGCCGGCAAGGACGCCGGCAAGACGGATGCCGCGGCCGCGGCATCCGCACCCAAGACGTCGCCCGCACCGAAGTCGCCCGCACCGCCGTCCGTCTCGGCGAGCGCCGCGGCGGCGAAGACTGCGACCGGCTCGACTCCCGCGACCCGTCGGCAGGCGAACCACACCGGTGCCCAGCCCGTCATGGAGCGCTCGGCCGTGGAGCGGGCTGCGTTCGCCCGCTCCGACGTCGCTCTCGCGTCCAAGCGCCTGGGCGAGTTCGAGGCCGACCGTGAGACCGCCGATCTGCTCACCGCGGATCGGCTGCTCGACCCGCACCAGGTGGTCCGCCCCGAGCCCGAGGGCGCGTGGCAGCACTTCGTCTACTCGATCTCGGGCAGGCGCATCAACCTCGGCGACAGCAAGCGCGCGAGGGCCCGCAAGGAGCTCGACCGCCGCATCGCGGCGCCGCTTGTCGGCGGCGCGCGCTTCGTGCCGGTGCTCTCCCGCAAGGGCGGAGTCGGCAAGACGACCGTGACCACGCTGCTCGGCATGGCTCTCGCCGGCGCCCGCGACGACCGCGTGATCGCGGTGGACGCCAACCCCGACCGTGGGACGCTCGCCGAGCGGATCTCGGGGGACAGCGGCAAGACCGTCCGCGACCTGGTGCGCATCAGCCCCGAGGTGGTCGGCTTCAACGACCTCTCGAACATCGTCGCGCGCGACGAGACCCGCCTCGACGTCGTCGCCTCCGATTCCGACCCACGCGTCTCGGAGGCGTTCAACGACGCGGACTACCGGGATGTCGCGGCCCTTGCCGCGCACTATTACTCGGTGGTCCTCACCGACACCGGCACCGGCATCGTGCACTCCGTCATGGGCGCCACCCTCGACCTGGCCGACCAGCTCGTGATCGTCGCAGGCCTCAGTGTCGACGAGGCACGCCTCGCGTCCGAGACTCTGACGTGGCTCGAGACGAACGGCTACTCCGACAAGGTGCGCAACGCCGTCGTGGTGCTCAACAACGCGCGACCCGGGCATCCGCTCGTGCAGCTCGACGAGCTCGAGTCGCACTTCCGCACGCGCGTGCGCGCGGTGGTGCGTGTGCCGTACGACGCGCACATCGCGGCCGGCAGCGCCATCGTCTTCCGCGAGCTGCAGCCCGCCACGCGGGACGCTGCGCGCGAGCTCGCCGCCACGGTGGTCGAGGGCCTTCGTTCGCTCGCTTCGGCGGCCTGA
- the def gene encoding peptide deformylase, with translation MAVRPIRVFGDPVLKSVSTPIETVDEGVRALVRDLVDTVELPGRAGVAAPQIGVGLRAFSYNIDGDIGYVLNPVLVEVSGEPEAIGEGCLSVPGLWHEAVRYPRAKVVGIDLDGNEIVLEGEGLLAQALQHETDHLDGMLYLERLTPEERRVAMREIRESDWF, from the coding sequence ATGGCTGTTCGTCCCATCCGTGTCTTCGGCGACCCCGTTCTGAAGTCGGTCAGCACCCCCATCGAGACCGTCGACGAGGGTGTGCGCGCCCTCGTGCGAGACCTGGTCGACACCGTCGAGCTGCCCGGGCGCGCCGGCGTCGCGGCGCCGCAGATCGGCGTGGGCCTGCGGGCCTTCAGCTACAACATCGACGGCGACATCGGGTACGTGCTGAATCCTGTCCTCGTCGAGGTCTCGGGGGAGCCCGAGGCGATCGGCGAGGGATGCCTGTCGGTGCCGGGACTCTGGCACGAGGCCGTCCGGTACCCGCGTGCGAAAGTCGTCGGGATCGATCTCGACGGCAACGAGATCGTGCTCGAGGGGGAGGGGCTGCTCGCGCAGGCGCTGCAGCACGAGACCGACCACCTCGACGGCATGCTCTACCTGGAGCGGCTGACGCCCGAAGAGCGCCGCGTCGCGATGCGCGAGATCCGCGAGTCCGACTGGTTCTGA
- a CDS encoding long-chain fatty acid--CoA ligase: MVQFEVPAIVPADPQANITDLLVERVKATPDRALFAVPDGEGWRDISAADFQKQVIALAKGFVAGGIEPGDKVGFIARTTYDWTLVDFALFYAGAVMVPIYETSSTGQIAWNLTDSGAIALITESPEHTARFAEARGELPLIRSAWEMHSGDLDRLVSEGAGVSDDEIERRRNLANGADIATLIYTSGSTGRPKGCVLTHSNFVELTRNATLSNQEVFATPGASTLLFITTAHVFARFISILNIHAGVKTGHQPDTKQLLPALGSFKPTFLLAVPRVFEKVYNSAEQKAEAGGKGKIFRAAAHTAVEHSRLQQEGKKVPLGTKIKFALFDRLVYSKLRTAMGGNIAYAVSGSAPLGPRLGHFFHSLGVTILEGYGLTETTAPATVNQARKSKIGTVGPVIPGVGIRLGDDGEIQVRGVNVFKEYWRNPEATAEAFDGDWFKTGDLGSFDHEGFLTITGRKKEIIVTAGGKNVAPAALEDPIRANPIVGQVVVVGDQKPFIAALVTLDPEMLPAWLANNNLPADLSLTDAAKNEAVRAEIQKAIDRANTSVSRAESIRKFTILPTEWTEGSGHLTPKMSIKRNVILSDFAGDIEEIYAVPVNTTNVSLP; encoded by the coding sequence GTGGTCCAGTTCGAAGTCCCTGCCATCGTCCCCGCCGATCCGCAGGCAAACATCACCGACCTGCTGGTCGAGCGCGTCAAGGCGACGCCCGACCGTGCATTGTTCGCCGTGCCCGACGGCGAGGGGTGGCGCGACATCAGCGCCGCCGACTTCCAGAAGCAGGTCATCGCCCTCGCGAAGGGGTTCGTCGCCGGCGGCATCGAGCCGGGCGACAAGGTCGGCTTCATCGCCCGCACCACCTACGACTGGACGCTGGTCGACTTCGCGCTGTTCTATGCCGGCGCCGTGATGGTGCCGATCTACGAGACCAGCTCGACCGGTCAGATCGCGTGGAACCTCACCGACTCCGGTGCGATCGCGCTCATCACGGAGTCGCCGGAGCACACCGCCCGCTTCGCGGAGGCGCGTGGCGAGCTGCCCCTCATCCGTTCCGCGTGGGAGATGCACAGCGGCGACCTCGACCGGCTGGTCTCCGAGGGTGCGGGCGTCTCCGACGACGAGATCGAGCGGCGACGCAACCTCGCCAACGGCGCCGACATCGCCACGCTCATCTACACGTCGGGCTCCACGGGCCGCCCCAAGGGCTGCGTGCTCACCCACAGCAACTTCGTCGAGCTCACCCGCAACGCGACGCTGTCGAACCAGGAGGTCTTCGCCACTCCGGGAGCGTCGACCCTGCTGTTCATCACCACGGCGCACGTGTTCGCGCGGTTCATCTCGATCCTCAACATCCACGCCGGCGTCAAGACGGGTCACCAGCCCGACACGAAGCAGCTGCTGCCCGCACTGGGCTCCTTCAAGCCCACGTTCCTCCTCGCCGTGCCGCGCGTGTTCGAGAAGGTCTACAACTCGGCCGAGCAGAAGGCAGAGGCCGGCGGCAAGGGCAAGATCTTCCGCGCCGCCGCGCATACCGCGGTCGAGCATTCTCGCCTGCAGCAGGAGGGCAAGAAGGTCCCGCTCGGCACGAAGATCAAGTTCGCGCTGTTCGACCGGCTGGTCTACAGCAAGCTGCGCACCGCCATGGGCGGGAACATCGCGTACGCGGTCTCGGGCTCGGCCCCGCTCGGACCCCGCCTCGGCCACTTCTTCCACAGCCTCGGCGTCACGATCCTCGAAGGCTACGGTCTCACCGAGACCACCGCCCCCGCGACCGTGAACCAGGCGCGCAAGTCGAAGATCGGCACGGTCGGACCGGTCATCCCCGGTGTCGGCATCCGGCTCGGCGACGACGGCGAGATCCAGGTGCGCGGCGTCAACGTGTTCAAGGAGTACTGGCGCAACCCCGAGGCCACGGCCGAGGCGTTCGACGGCGACTGGTTCAAGACGGGCGACCTGGGTTCGTTCGACCACGAGGGCTTCCTCACGATCACCGGCCGCAAGAAGGAGATCATCGTCACCGCGGGTGGCAAGAACGTCGCCCCCGCCGCGCTCGAGGACCCGATCCGCGCCAACCCGATCGTCGGCCAGGTCGTCGTCGTGGGCGACCAGAAGCCGTTCATCGCGGCGCTGGTCACCCTCGACCCCGAGATGCTGCCGGCGTGGCTGGCGAACAACAACCTGCCTGCCGACCTGTCGCTGACGGACGCGGCGAAGAACGAGGCGGTGCGCGCCGAGATCCAGAAGGCGATCGATCGTGCGAACACGTCGGTGTCGCGCGCCGAATCGATCCGCAAGTTCACGATCCTCCCCACCGAGTGGACGGAGGGCAGCGGTCATCTGACGCCCAAGATGAGCATCAAGCGCAACGTGATCCTCTCCGACTTCGCGGGCGACATCGAGGAGATCTACGCGGTCCCCGTCAACACGACGAACGTCTCGCTCCCGTAG
- a CDS encoding ROK family glucokinase, whose protein sequence is MLKVGIDIGGTKIAGGVVDPDGHIVEQLRVDTPSDTDALAQAVVDMARYFRGAHQVAAVGVAAAGFIDRDRATVIHAPNIDWHNEPLKATLEDGIGLPVTIENDANAAGWAEFRFGAGRGVDHMIMLTMGTGVGGAIVLDGKLFRGGHGIAAELGHIRFIREGRLCGCGQHGCLEQYASGRALQREAGEIADAGGIGAALAAHRAEHGSISGPAVSRLVLAGDPGAAEALRRVATALGEACGGFQAVLDPELFVIGGGVAQLGDALLEPMRVAYERSLPGYGDRPIATFAIARLVNDAGLIGAADLAGTEA, encoded by the coding sequence GTGCTCAAGGTCGGTATCGACATCGGCGGAACCAAGATCGCGGGAGGCGTCGTAGATCCAGACGGCCACATCGTCGAGCAGCTCCGCGTCGACACCCCGAGCGACACCGACGCGCTCGCCCAGGCCGTCGTCGACATGGCGCGCTACTTCCGGGGAGCGCATCAGGTCGCCGCCGTCGGGGTCGCGGCTGCCGGCTTCATCGACCGCGACCGTGCCACCGTCATCCACGCGCCGAACATCGACTGGCACAACGAGCCGCTGAAGGCGACGCTCGAGGACGGCATCGGCCTTCCGGTCACCATCGAGAACGACGCGAACGCCGCCGGCTGGGCCGAGTTCCGCTTCGGCGCCGGGCGCGGCGTCGACCACATGATCATGCTCACCATGGGCACGGGCGTCGGCGGGGCCATCGTGCTCGACGGGAAGCTCTTCCGCGGCGGGCACGGCATCGCGGCAGAGCTCGGCCACATCCGGTTCATCCGCGAGGGGCGACTGTGCGGCTGCGGTCAGCACGGATGCCTCGAGCAGTACGCCTCCGGCCGCGCGCTGCAGCGCGAGGCCGGTGAGATCGCCGACGCGGGCGGCATCGGCGCCGCGCTGGCGGCCCACCGTGCGGAGCACGGCTCGATCAGCGGACCGGCCGTCTCGCGACTCGTCCTCGCCGGCGATCCCGGCGCCGCCGAGGCGCTGCGCCGCGTCGCTACCGCGCTCGGCGAGGCGTGCGGCGGTTTCCAGGCCGTGCTCGACCCCGAGCTGTTCGTCATCGGCGGGGGCGTCGCCCAGCTCGGCGACGCGCTGCTGGAGCCCATGCGGGTGGCCTACGAGCGTTCGCTCCCGGGCTACGGCGACCGGCCCATCGCGACCTTCGCGATCGCGAGGCTCGTGAACGACGCGGGCCTCATCGGCGCCGCCGACCTCGCGGGGACCGAGGCGTAG
- a CDS encoding lysophospholipid acyltransferase family protein produces the protein MFYWLMKYVVIGPIVKAIWRPWIVGRRNIPAEGAAILASNHLSFIDSVFLPLMIDRPMSFLAKSDYFTGKGLKGWATRMFMKGTGQIPIDRTGGKASEASLNTGLQVLGRGDLLGIYPEGTRSPDGKLYRGRTGIARMALEAHVPVVPVLMVDTDTMMPIGTTVPRIVRVGIVVGEPLDFSRFAGMEGDRYILRSITDEIMVALQRLGEQEYEDVYASSVKDRLKKKSR, from the coding sequence GTGTTCTACTGGCTGATGAAGTACGTGGTGATCGGGCCGATCGTCAAGGCCATCTGGCGCCCGTGGATCGTCGGCCGTCGCAACATCCCCGCGGAAGGGGCCGCGATCCTCGCCAGCAACCACCTCTCGTTCATCGACTCCGTGTTCCTGCCGCTCATGATCGACCGGCCCATGTCGTTCCTCGCCAAGAGCGACTACTTCACGGGCAAGGGCCTCAAGGGCTGGGCCACCCGGATGTTCATGAAGGGGACCGGGCAGATTCCGATCGATCGCACCGGCGGCAAGGCGTCCGAGGCATCCCTCAACACGGGTCTGCAGGTGCTGGGTCGCGGGGATCTGCTGGGCATCTACCCCGAGGGCACCCGCAGCCCCGACGGCAAGCTGTATCGCGGCCGCACCGGCATCGCGCGCATGGCGCTCGAGGCGCACGTTCCGGTGGTGCCCGTGCTGATGGTCGACACCGACACGATGATGCCGATCGGCACAACCGTCCCGCGCATCGTGCGGGTCGGCATCGTGGTCGGCGAGCCGCTCGACTTCTCGCGCTTCGCGGGCATGGAGGGCGACCGCTACATCCTCCGCTCGATCACCGACGAGATCATGGTGGCGCTGCAGCGGCTGGGGGAGCAGGAATACGAGGACGTCTACGCGTCGTCGGTCAAGGATCGCCTCAAGAAGAAGAGTCGCTGA